One Romboutsia sp. 13368 genomic window carries:
- the mtaB gene encoding tRNA (N(6)-L-threonylcarbamoyladenosine(37)-C(2))-methylthiotransferase MtaB produces the protein MKKVAFYTLGCKVNQYETEAMLEMFKKDGYVQVDSEEFADVYVINTCTVTHMSDRKSRQYIRRMKKKNPNAIIAVVGCYSQVSPEEILEIEEVNLVMGTNERRQIVEEIKKLDGSKKASTVDDIMKVRAFEEIEISQTNGRTRAFIKIQDGCDRFCTYCIIPYARGGKVRSRDLESIVAEVEKLVLNGYKEVVLTGIHVASYGKDVRDENINLLTVIKTINEIDGIERIRLSSVEPILFTDEFVSEVSKMEKVCPHYHLSLQSGCDETLKRMNRRYTTKEYKEIVDRLRENIPNVAITTDVIVGFPGETNDEFNKTYEFLKEIELSQMHVFKYSPRKGTPAATMENQIDPQMKQLRSDKLLNLNKENFEKFAGKFIGQEIDVLFEQSIAENTYEGLTPNYIRVVVKSDKDIHGEILKVKLTDIKDEYVEGILV, from the coding sequence ATGAAAAAAGTAGCTTTTTACACATTAGGATGTAAAGTAAACCAATATGAAACTGAAGCTATGCTTGAGATGTTTAAAAAAGATGGATATGTTCAAGTTGATAGTGAAGAATTTGCAGATGTTTATGTAATAAATACATGTACTGTAACTCATATGAGTGATAGAAAATCACGTCAATATATAAGAAGAATGAAAAAGAAAAACCCAAATGCAATAATAGCTGTTGTTGGTTGTTACTCACAAGTATCTCCAGAAGAAATACTTGAGATAGAAGAAGTAAACTTAGTTATGGGAACTAATGAAAGAAGACAAATTGTAGAAGAAATAAAAAAACTTGATGGTAGCAAAAAAGCAAGTACAGTTGATGACATAATGAAGGTCAGAGCTTTTGAAGAAATAGAAATAAGTCAAACAAATGGAAGAACTAGAGCATTTATAAAAATACAAGATGGATGTGATAGATTCTGTACTTACTGTATAATACCTTATGCAAGAGGTGGAAAAGTAAGAAGTAGAGACTTAGAAAGTATAGTAGCAGAAGTTGAAAAGTTAGTTTTAAATGGATATAAAGAAGTAGTTTTAACTGGAATACATGTTGCATCATATGGAAAAGATGTAAGAGATGAAAATATAAACTTATTAACTGTAATAAAAACTATAAATGAAATAGATGGAATAGAAAGAATAAGATTAAGTTCAGTTGAACCAATATTATTTACAGATGAATTTGTAAGCGAAGTTTCTAAAATGGAAAAAGTATGTCCACACTATCATTTATCATTACAAAGTGGTTGTGATGAGACATTAAAGAGAATGAATAGAAGATATACTACTAAAGAATATAAGGAAATAGTAGATAGATTAAGAGAAAATATACCTAATGTAGCAATAACTACTGATGTAATTGTAGGTTTCCCTGGAGAAACTAATGATGAATTTAATAAAACATATGAATTTTTAAAGGAAATAGAATTATCACAAATGCATGTGTTTAAATATTCTCCAAGAAAAGGTACTCCAGCAGCTACTATGGAAAATCAAATAGATCCGCAAATGAAACAACTTAGAAGTGATAAACTTTTAAATTTAAATAAAGAAAACTTTGAAAAATTTGCAGGAAAGTTTATTGGACAAGAAATAGATGTTTTATTTGAACAAAGTATAGCAGAAAATACTTATGAAGGATTAACGCCTAACTATATAAGAGTTGTAGTTAAGAGTGATAAAGATATACATGGAGAAATACTAAAAGTTAAATTAACAGATATAAAAGATGAATATGTAGAAGGAATATTAGTATAA
- a CDS encoding histidine triad nucleotide-binding protein, with protein sequence MSCIFCKIINGEIPSSKVYEDDKVLAFNDINPVAPYHILVIPKKHYESIIDIPENEMDIVAHIHNIINKIANDKNFAKSGFRIINNCGDDGGQEVKHIHYHVLAGKKLPLYEHMEK encoded by the coding sequence GTGAGTTGTATATTTTGTAAAATAATAAATGGTGAAATACCATCTAGTAAAGTTTATGAAGATGATAAAGTATTAGCATTTAATGATATAAATCCAGTAGCACCATATCATATATTAGTTATACCTAAAAAACATTATGAAAGTATTATTGATATACCTGAGAATGAAATGGATATAGTTGCACATATTCATAATATTATAAATAAAATAGCTAATGATAAAAACTTTGCCAAGTCTGGATTTAGAATTATAAATAACTGCGGAGATGATGGAGGACAAGAGGTAAAACATATCCATTATCATGTACTTGCAGGTAAGAAATTACCTTTATATGAACATATGGAAAAATAA
- the rpsU gene encoding 30S ribosomal protein S21, whose protein sequence is MSEVRVRENETLDSALRRFKRQCAMSGIMSEVRKREHYDKPSVRRKKKAEAARRKNAKK, encoded by the coding sequence ATGTCAGAAGTAAGAGTAAGAGAAAATGAAACATTAGACAGCGCTTTAAGAAGATTCAAGCGTCAATGTGCTATGTCTGGCATCATGTCTGAAGTTAGAAAAAGAGAGCACTATGATAAGCCAAGCGTTAGACGTAAGAAGAAAGCAGAAGCAGCAAGAAGAAAAAACGCTAAGAAATAG
- a CDS encoding GatB/YqeY domain-containing protein: MSLKEKLQEDLKSSMKNKDTVKKSVVTLIRASIKQYEVDNRVELDDEGIIDIISKQLKQRRDALEEFAKANRDDLVSETEAEIKVLKEYLPQQLSEEELNEIVKLTISEVGATSMKDMGKIMSVIRPKVKGRADGKLINELVKANLQ; encoded by the coding sequence ATGTCCCTTAAAGAAAAGTTACAAGAAGATTTAAAATCTTCAATGAAGAACAAAGATACAGTAAAGAAATCTGTAGTAACTTTGATAAGAGCTTCTATAAAGCAATATGAGGTTGACAATAGAGTTGAACTTGATGACGAAGGAATTATAGATATAATATCTAAACAACTAAAGCAACGTAGAGATGCTTTAGAAGAATTCGCCAAAGCTAATAGAGACGACTTAGTAAGTGAAACAGAGGCTGAAATCAAAGTTTTAAAAGAGTACCTACCTCAACAGTTAAGCGAAGAAGAGCTAAATGAAATAGTAAAACTTACTATATCTGAAGTTGGAGCTACTTCAATGAAAGATATGGGAAAAATAATGTCAGTTATAAGACCTAAAGTAAAAGGTAGAGCTGATGGTAAACTAATAAATGAGTTAGTGAAAGCTAACTTACAATAG
- a CDS encoding TspO/MBR family protein — MIISIKEVRNFIISILIPLIIGYLSNSLSSLLSGVSTSQYYSQLIKPSFAPPGYIFPIAWTILYVLMGISSYKILKKGSTLSKVKDAMFYYWLQLGLNFIWSILFFGLGLRFTALVDLILLIIVLIIMIYKFYK; from the coding sequence TTGATTATATCAATTAAAGAGGTAAGAAATTTTATAATAAGTATATTAATACCGTTAATAATAGGTTATTTAAGTAATTCTCTATCAAGCTTGCTATCTGGAGTATCAACATCGCAATATTATTCCCAGTTAATAAAGCCAAGCTTTGCACCACCAGGTTATATATTTCCTATAGCTTGGACTATACTATATGTACTTATGGGGATATCATCATATAAAATATTAAAAAAGGGATCTACTTTATCAAAAGTTAAAGATGCAATGTTTTATTATTGGTTGCAGCTAGGTTTAAATTTTATATGGAGTATATTATTTTTTGGATTAGGTTTAAGATTTACAGCCTTAGTTGATTTAATATTATTGATAATAGTACTTATAATAATGATATATAAATTTTATAAATAA
- a CDS encoding YabP/YqfC family sporulation protein has product MLEISNDLQVNQPTVTTIGNTFVSVENYLSILEYENNLIRVKTKAKTIKILGDKLLLKYITEGEIGIKGIIYSIEYVD; this is encoded by the coding sequence ATGTTAGAGATTTCTAATGATTTACAAGTAAATCAACCAACTGTGACAACTATAGGAAATACATTTGTAAGTGTAGAAAATTATTTATCGATACTAGAATATGAAAATAATTTAATAAGAGTAAAAACGAAAGCTAAAACAATTAAAATCTTAGGAGATAAGCTTTTATTAAAATATATTACAGAAGGAGAAATAGGTATAAAGGGAATTATATACAGTATTGAGTATGTAGATTAG
- the yqfD gene encoding sporulation protein YqfD: protein MISYIRGYYVITVEGVSVEKFLNHLMRNGIKVYNVKKISSTKIEFNLDREDIKAFKNVYRGSNFDVKIKQSTGIPFILKRVYKNKAMWICAIISLFLLIMTSQFVTDIYIQVPEGIKKDEIRKELYEAGLKPGVYKKSIDRKEIRDHVMLKFDEVAYLSINVKGTNIFVTVTKKAETLKSVEQSNYCNIIAKKDGIIEKVIARSGNSVVNKGDIVRKGDILVSGSNNKSIPEVWATTFYEASNSASYEEIVKEKTGNKKNIYTLSFYDNEYTIRKSIKYNNYTIENNEYKLSLGNYTFPLRIKVSTFYETKDKKVEKDKEQVKKELKEKTLKQLDYTIPASARIIDSKHNYNVNKNMLEYTITVQTSENIANIYSLSKAEAENMIREQNTPKEGEEVQPSNPEKRPINDIRNEFEDTDNKEDDSNKQNDNQ, encoded by the coding sequence GTGATAAGTTATATAAGAGGATACTATGTTATAACTGTAGAAGGCGTTTCGGTAGAAAAATTTTTAAATCATTTAATGAGAAATGGTATAAAAGTATATAATGTAAAGAAAATAAGTAGTACAAAGATTGAATTTAACTTAGATAGAGAAGATATTAAAGCATTTAAAAATGTATATAGAGGCAGTAATTTTGATGTAAAGATAAAACAAAGTACAGGGATACCATTTATATTAAAAAGAGTATATAAAAATAAAGCTATGTGGATATGTGCTATTATATCATTATTTTTACTTATTATGACGTCTCAATTTGTAACTGATATATATATACAAGTTCCTGAAGGAATTAAAAAGGATGAAATAAGAAAAGAGCTATATGAAGCTGGATTAAAGCCAGGAGTTTATAAAAAAAGTATAGATAGAAAAGAAATAAGAGACCATGTAATGTTAAAGTTTGATGAAGTAGCTTATCTTTCAATAAATGTAAAGGGAACTAATATATTTGTAACCGTAACAAAAAAGGCAGAGACACTTAAATCAGTAGAACAATCAAATTATTGTAATATAATTGCTAAGAAAGATGGTATAATAGAAAAGGTAATAGCAAGAAGTGGAAATTCTGTAGTTAATAAAGGTGATATAGTTAGAAAGGGAGATATTTTAGTAAGTGGATCTAACAATAAATCAATTCCGGAAGTATGGGCAACTACATTTTATGAAGCTTCTAATAGTGCAAGCTATGAAGAAATAGTTAAAGAGAAAACTGGTAATAAAAAAAATATATATACTTTAAGTTTTTATGATAATGAATATACTATAAGAAAAAGTATAAAGTATAATAATTATACTATTGAAAATAATGAGTATAAGTTGTCTTTAGGAAATTATACATTCCCACTAAGAATAAAAGTGAGTACATTCTATGAAACTAAAGATAAAAAAGTAGAAAAAGATAAAGAACAGGTTAAAAAAGAATTAAAAGAGAAAACTTTAAAACAACTAGATTATACTATACCTGCATCTGCAAGAATAATAGATTCTAAACATAATTATAATGTTAATAAAAATATGCTAGAATATACAATAACAGTACAAACATCTGAGAACATAGCTAATATATATTCTTTAAGTAAAGCAGAAGCTGAGAATATGATTAGAGAGCAAAATACCCCTAAAGAAGGAGAAGAAGTTCAACCATCTAACCCAGAAAAAAGACCTATAAATGATATTAGAAACGAATTTGAAGATACTGACAATAAAGAAGATGACTCTAATAAACAAAATGATAATCAATAA
- a CDS encoding PhoH family protein produces the protein MIVQKNFIVKEETFERELFGNFDENIKLIEETLKIDVILREGNIVLMGEEKNVNQALKLMTELHQSVSNGKKLDKQSISYSLSLLLEGSEDKIKELEDTIVLTQKGKAVQPKTLGQKEYINLIKNNDITFGIGPAGTGKTYLAVAMAVKAFKRDEVSRIILTRPAVEAGENLGFLPGDLKDKVDPYLRPLYDALFDMLGADKFNKYLERGLIEVAPLAFMRGRTLDNAFIILDEAQNTTKEQMKMFLTRLGFGSKAVVTGDLTQTDLPENKKSGLIHARDVLKGVEGIGSITLTQRDVVRHALVQRIIVAYDNYDKRQEKVKIKKQDKNNKKK, from the coding sequence ATGATAGTACAAAAGAATTTCATAGTTAAAGAAGAAACTTTTGAAAGAGAGTTATTTGGAAATTTCGATGAAAATATTAAATTAATAGAGGAAACTTTAAAAATAGATGTTATTTTAAGAGAAGGTAATATAGTTTTAATGGGAGAAGAAAAAAATGTAAATCAAGCATTAAAACTTATGACAGAGCTTCACCAAAGTGTATCAAATGGTAAAAAGCTAGATAAGCAAAGTATTTCTTATTCACTATCTTTATTATTAGAAGGAAGTGAAGATAAAATAAAAGAGCTAGAAGATACTATTGTATTAACACAAAAGGGAAAAGCTGTTCAACCTAAAACATTAGGGCAAAAAGAATACATAAATTTAATCAAAAATAATGATATAACCTTTGGGATAGGTCCGGCAGGTACTGGTAAAACATATTTAGCAGTAGCTATGGCAGTAAAAGCATTTAAAAGAGATGAGGTTAGTAGAATTATCCTGACAAGACCTGCAGTTGAGGCAGGAGAAAACTTAGGATTTTTACCTGGGGATTTAAAAGATAAAGTTGATCCATATTTAAGACCATTATATGATGCATTGTTTGATATGTTAGGTGCTGATAAATTTAATAAATATCTAGAAAGAGGATTAATAGAAGTTGCCCCACTTGCCTTTATGAGGGGAAGAACTTTAGATAATGCATTTATTATATTAGATGAGGCTCAAAATACAACAAAAGAGCAAATGAAGATGTTTTTAACTAGATTAGGGTTTGGATCTAAAGCAGTAGTAACAGGAGATTTAACTCAAACTGACTTACCAGAAAATAAGAAAAGTGGGTTAATTCATGCAAGAGATGTTTTAAAAGGTGTTGAAGGTATAGGAAGTATAACTTTAACTCAAAGAGATGTTGTTAGACATGCATTAGTTCAAAGAATTATAGTAGCTTATGATAATTATGATAAAAGACAAGAAAAAGTAAAAATTAAAAAACAAGATAAAAATAATAAGAAAAAGTAA
- the ybeY gene encoding rRNA maturation RNase YbeY, with protein sequence MELIIDDRQDKLSVSEELIEKIKDIITECLDYEGYDDDYEVSLSFVDNKEIHELNKQFRGIDRPTDVLSFPMLTDEFDIELEEESLGDIVVSLEKAFEQSKEYNHSFEREVCFLVCHSTFHLLGYDHDTEENTKQMREKEEYILNKLNITRE encoded by the coding sequence ATGGAACTTATAATAGATGACAGACAAGATAAACTAAGTGTAAGTGAAGAGTTAATTGAGAAAATAAAAGATATAATAACAGAGTGTTTAGACTATGAAGGATATGATGATGATTATGAAGTAAGTTTATCTTTTGTAGACAATAAGGAAATACATGAGTTAAATAAACAATTTAGAGGTATAGATAGACCTACAGATGTATTATCATTCCCTATGTTAACTGATGAATTTGATATAGAGTTAGAAGAAGAATCATTAGGTGATATAGTTGTATCCTTAGAAAAAGCATTTGAGCAAAGTAAAGAATATAATCATAGTTTTGAAAGAGAAGTTTGCTTTTTAGTTTGCCATAGTACATTCCATCTTTTAGGATATGACCATGATACAGAAGAAAATACAAAGCAAATGAGAGAAAAGGAAGAGTATATACTTAATAAGTTAAACATAACGAGGGAGTAA
- a CDS encoding diacylglycerol kinase — protein sequence MKKTKARQGIIKAFNAAIEGIIYTFKFERNMKIHYFIAVLILIASLFLGLEKIEMIFLVFAISLVVIAEMFNTAVEKTIDMITDEYHPLAKIAKDVAAGGVLIAALNSLVVGYLIFYDKLTEISYHVLNTIRQSQLHLTLICIVLVLIAVVVVKAITSTGTPLKGGMPSGHTALAFAMATAITFMWEKVVTSTLAYLMAVLVAQSRIEGKIHTFWETVAGALLGTLIAILVFQIQIL from the coding sequence ATGAAAAAAACTAAAGCTCGTCAAGGTATAATTAAAGCTTTTAATGCAGCGATAGAAGGAATAATATATACCTTTAAATTTGAAAGGAATATGAAAATTCATTATTTTATAGCTGTATTAATTCTTATAGCTAGTTTATTTTTGGGTTTAGAAAAAATAGAAATGATATTTTTAGTTTTCGCAATAAGTTTAGTTGTAATAGCTGAAATGTTTAACACTGCTGTGGAAAAAACTATAGATATGATAACTGATGAATACCATCCTCTTGCTAAAATTGCTAAAGATGTGGCTGCTGGGGGAGTTTTAATAGCAGCATTAAACTCACTTGTAGTAGGGTATTTAATATTTTATGATAAATTAACGGAAATATCTTATCATGTATTAAATACAATAAGACAATCACAACTCCATTTAACATTAATTTGTATAGTTTTAGTGTTAATAGCAGTCGTAGTTGTAAAAGCTATAACATCAACAGGAACACCACTAAAAGGTGGAATGCCAAGTGGACATACAGCATTAGCATTTGCTATGGCTACAGCCATTACTTTTATGTGGGAGAAAGTTGTGACTTCAACTTTAGCATATTTAATGGCAGTATTGGTTGCACAAAGTAGAATAGAAGGGAAAATACATACTTTCTGGGAAACTGTTGCAGGTGCACTTTTAGGTACTTTAATAGCTATATTAGTATTCCAAATTCAAATATTATAA
- the era gene encoding GTPase Era yields the protein MFKSGFVSIVGRPNVGKSTLMNNVVGEKIAIMSDKPQTTRNTIQAVYTDEEAQVVFLDTPGIHKPKNKLGEFMVKSATDAFKNVDLVLFVVDESKKIGPGDRKIIEDLRNIKTPVVLVLNKIDQLSEEELFDLMKMYNEEGVFKQIVPISALKGRNINELLKVIKSHLEEGPQYFPDYMITDQPERVLVSELIREKVLHYVHDEVPHGVAVEIERMKSRKDKEIVDISAVIYCERDSHKGIIIGKNGRKLKGIGKSARADIELLLGSQANLQLWVKVKENWRNLQNYVSNFGYTEK from the coding sequence ATGTTTAAATCAGGATTTGTTAGTATAGTAGGAAGACCAAATGTAGGTAAATCTACTTTAATGAATAACGTAGTTGGAGAAAAAATAGCAATAATGAGTGATAAACCTCAAACTACAAGAAATACAATACAAGCTGTATACACAGATGAAGAAGCTCAAGTAGTATTTTTAGATACACCAGGGATACATAAACCTAAAAATAAATTAGGAGAATTCATGGTTAAATCAGCAACAGATGCTTTTAAAAATGTAGACTTAGTATTGTTTGTTGTTGATGAATCTAAAAAAATAGGACCTGGAGATAGAAAAATTATAGAGGATTTAAGAAATATAAAAACTCCAGTTGTACTAGTTTTAAATAAAATAGACCAATTAAGTGAAGAAGAATTATTTGATTTAATGAAGATGTATAATGAAGAAGGTGTATTCAAGCAAATAGTACCTATATCAGCATTAAAGGGAAGAAATATAAATGAACTTTTAAAAGTTATAAAATCTCATTTAGAAGAAGGGCCTCAATACTTCCCAGATTACATGATAACAGATCAACCAGAAAGAGTTTTGGTATCAGAACTTATAAGAGAAAAAGTTTTACACTATGTTCATGATGAAGTACCTCATGGTGTTGCAGTTGAAATAGAGAGAATGAAATCAAGAAAAGATAAAGAAATAGTTGATATATCAGCTGTAATTTATTGTGAAAGAGATTCTCATAAAGGTATAATAATAGGTAAAAATGGTAGAAAATTAAAAGGAATAGGAAAATCAGCTAGAGCGGATATAGAATTACTATTAGGATCTCAAGCTAATCTTCAATTATGGGTAAAAGTAAAAGAGAACTGGAGAAACTTACAAAACTATGTAAGTAATTTCGGATATACTGAAAAATAA
- the mgtE gene encoding magnesium transporter, giving the protein MDRKQDGSKNLLSEVTVLIENNKILELRELLEEYHIIDIFDIMENLEENEKIKLFEVLPVDMAASILEESDVEFFSSILSKLDTEYKKNILELMSLDDMADILSQLEENEREDIMELLSQEDADDVKELLIYEEESTGGIMTTGYIEINEYMTAKEAIAHLREYAEDAETIYYVYVVDNEERLVGVLSLRELILARDSSIVKDLMSENIISVFVDEDREEAVRLVSKYNLIAIPVIDREHKLKGIITVDDIIDVMEEEATEDMYKFAGTSEQERDIAQSVNKTPSEQIISSVRARIPLLIITLLAGLLSSSILSNLDFVMNPTYASLVFFIPVVLGMGGNIGTQSYALTVMSLSNKDLEFNNVIREAVVGIITGVACSFIVAIIAFIFIKDINIVLVVSISLFINMIVGAMIGGFMPILFKKLDVDPSIISAPVIATLLDITGITIYLITTTIILSKIV; this is encoded by the coding sequence ATGGATAGGAAACAGGATGGTTCCAAGAATTTATTAAGTGAAGTAACTGTATTAATTGAAAATAATAAGATATTAGAACTTAGAGAGTTGCTTGAAGAATATCATATAATAGATATATTTGATATTATGGAAAATCTAGAGGAAAATGAAAAAATAAAACTATTTGAAGTATTACCTGTAGATATGGCAGCATCTATATTAGAAGAAAGTGATGTAGAATTTTTTAGTAGTATACTATCAAAATTAGATACAGAGTATAAAAAAAATATATTAGAGCTAATGTCTCTTGATGATATGGCAGATATATTAAGTCAGTTAGAAGAAAATGAACGAGAAGATATAATGGAACTTTTAAGTCAAGAAGATGCAGATGATGTAAAAGAACTATTAATATATGAAGAAGAATCAACTGGCGGAATAATGACAACTGGATATATAGAAATTAATGAATATATGACTGCTAAAGAAGCGATAGCTCATCTTAGAGAATATGCAGAAGATGCAGAAACTATATACTATGTATATGTAGTTGACAATGAAGAAAGATTAGTAGGAGTATTATCACTAAGAGAGCTAATACTTGCTAGAGACAGTAGTATAGTAAAAGACTTAATGAGTGAAAATATAATATCTGTTTTTGTTGATGAAGACAGAGAAGAAGCAGTTAGACTAGTTTCAAAATATAATTTAATAGCAATACCTGTTATAGATAGAGAACATAAATTAAAAGGTATTATTACAGTAGACGATATAATAGATGTAATGGAAGAAGAAGCAACTGAAGATATGTATAAATTTGCAGGTACATCAGAACAAGAAAGAGATATTGCTCAAAGTGTAAATAAAACACCTTCAGAGCAAATAATTTCATCTGTAAGAGCTAGAATACCATTACTAATAATTACTTTATTAGCGGGTCTTTTATCAAGTTCAATACTTTCAAATTTAGACTTTGTTATGAATCCTACATATGCATCTTTAGTATTTTTCATACCTGTAGTTTTAGGTATGGGAGGAAATATAGGAACTCAATCATATGCACTTACTGTAATGAGTTTATCTAATAAAGATTTAGAATTTAATAATGTTATAAGAGAAGCTGTAGTAGGTATTATTACAGGTGTAGCATGTAGCTTTATAGTTGCAATTATAGCATTCATATTTATAAAAGATATAAATATAGTTTTAGTTGTTTCAATATCTTTATTTATAAATATGATAGTTGGAGCTATGATAGGTGGATTTATGCCTATATTATTTAAAAAATTAGATGTTGACCCATCAATAATATCAGCACCAGTTATAGCTACACTGCTTGATATAACAGGAATAACGATATATTTAATAACAACAACTATAATTTTGTCAAAAATTGTTTAA
- a CDS encoding YqzL family protein, which translates to MNNLCWEVFKKTGSIEAYLYLSDYKNLHEETDGLLREIDNSDDNTEHPGDST; encoded by the coding sequence ATGAACAATTTGTGTTGGGAAGTTTTTAAAAAGACCGGTAGTATAGAGGCATATCTATATTTAAGTGACTATAAAAACTTGCATGAAGAAACTGATGGATTATTAAGGGAGATAGATAACAGCGATGATAATACTGAACACCCAGGGGATAGTACTTAA
- the recO gene encoding DNA repair protein RecO, with protein MIILNTQGIVLKAIRYKENDVILTLFTRKLGKVSAIAKGAKRNKSSLLSSAQLFSYANYTLKRKGNMYTVNQSDMIKSFYDISYDIEAFSYATYITKLVESSTCENQTNNRLFILLAQTLYLYTQENTDKKFITRAFELKFLDYIGFRPVVNKCSICGSMNVKSSNFNIYEGGLICDLCSENIEGNIKLDVTTVKLMEYILNNDILTCSKAKVSKYITYELEKVLKQYLNVYVENVSFKSLYLLKDIENIKGADKGE; from the coding sequence ATGATAATACTGAACACCCAGGGGATAGTACTTAAAGCTATAAGATATAAAGAAAATGATGTTATACTAACTTTGTTTACACGTAAATTAGGAAAAGTATCAGCAATAGCAAAGGGAGCAAAAAGAAATAAAAGTTCATTGCTTTCATCAGCTCAACTTTTTTCTTACGCAAATTATACATTAAAAAGAAAAGGTAATATGTATACTGTAAACCAAAGTGATATGATAAAAAGTTTTTATGATATTTCATATGATATAGAAGCATTTTCATATGCTACCTATATTACTAAACTAGTAGAAAGTTCTACATGTGAGAATCAAACTAATAATAGATTATTTATACTACTTGCTCAAACTCTATACTTATACACACAAGAAAATACAGATAAAAAGTTTATAACTAGGGCATTTGAACTAAAGTTTTTAGACTATATAGGATTTAGGCCAGTTGTAAATAAATGTAGTATTTGTGGAAGTATGAATGTAAAGTCATCAAATTTTAATATATATGAAGGTGGCTTAATATGTGATTTATGTAGTGAAAATATTGAAGGAAATATAAAATTAGATGTAACAACTGTAAAGTTAATGGAATATATATTAAATAACGATATATTAACCTGTAGTAAAGCCAAAGTATCCAAGTATATAACTTATGAGTTAGAAAAAGTTTTAAAGCAATATTTAAACGTTTATGTTGAAAATGTGAGCTTTAAATCGCTGTACTTGTTAAAAGATATAGAAAATATTAAGGGAGCTGATAAGGGTGAGTAA
- a CDS encoding DUF4342 domain-containing protein, translated as MSNEITIEKIDTVIQRVPSVTYAQAKQALLEHNGDVIEAIISLESNNTIQSNISKKTKQAKKAVEDIFSKDSDDFKDVAKQAKELLKKSSVIRVIIDRNNKVIMNIPLTAGVVGVALLPIYTLVGLSAAVIGKCRIKIQNEDDGAIVDLGELNEEKLNMLKQMLVNTAKEVKDVVVDNKKDDKDVTDELINEDDDNLDLNK; from the coding sequence GTGAGTAACGAAATAACAATAGAAAAAATTGATACAGTAATACAAAGAGTACCAAGTGTAACATATGCCCAAGCAAAACAAGCACTTTTGGAACATAATGGAGATGTTATAGAAGCAATAATATCACTAGAATCTAATAACACAATACAAAGTAATATATCAAAGAAAACTAAACAAGCAAAAAAAGCTGTTGAAGATATATTTTCTAAAGATAGTGATGATTTTAAAGATGTAGCAAAACAAGCTAAAGAACTTCTTAAGAAAAGTAGTGTTATAAGAGTTATAATTGATAGAAATAATAAAGTTATAATGAATATACCATTAACAGCTGGAGTAGTAGGAGTTGCATTACTTCCTATATATACATTAGTTGGATTATCAGCAGCAGTCATAGGCAAATGTAGAATTAAAATACAAAATGAAGATGATGGAGCGATAGTTGATTTAGGAGAGCTAAATGAAGAAAAACTTAATATGCTAAAACAAATGCTAGTCAACACAGCTAAAGAAGTAAAAGATGTTGTAGTAGACAATAAAAAAGATGATAAAGATGTAACAGATGAACTTATAAATGAAGATGATGACAATTTAGATTTGAATAAATAG